The Porites lutea chromosome 11, jaPorLute2.1, whole genome shotgun sequence genome includes a region encoding these proteins:
- the LOC140951997 gene encoding O(6)-methylguanine-induced apoptosis 2-like, producing the protein MADSVQVEEPQRRAVGGTITTGRIHKGHGKTAASASIPSKYQTIVSDNSERKGFLSRAKRFGDVNVSANPGPGTYGEMRSSEMTSSSFSKKGFGGFVSKAKRFPRGIKDTGPGPGFYDPLTSKEHNFNKSSVTRNFHLPIALQRDTRKEQFPAPNQYTIGKTTGRVFYDNNVAACAAFRSKSKRSEDWSGATFGPSPCHYTINDRLVKDSPKIATAPFKSTTERKMMQSPVPYPGPGTYRPFETVNLKRPAAAKEQTGFHNKHYLCISAPAMPLPPLEPMPGPGHYNVVDYEGPPKHYMSSSAFVSTTSRWSGGAPGEEDLPGPATYRPQHCGKQSFIYNAQGRWI; encoded by the exons ATGGCGGACAGTGTGCAAGTCGAAGAACCGCAAAGAAGGGCTGTCGGAGGAACTATAACAACAGGAAGAATTCATAAAG gtcatggaaaaacaGCAGCATCAGCTTCTATACCAAGCAAATATCAAACAATAGTGAGTGACAACTCAGAAAGGAAAGGCTTTCTTTCTCGGGCGAAACGGTTTGGTGATGTGAATGTG TCTGCAAACCCAGGACCTGGTACTTATGGTGAAATGAGATCAAGTGAAATGACAagttcatcattttcaaaaaaaggctTTGGTGGATTTGTTTCTAAG GCTAAGCGTTTTCCAAGAGGAATTAAAGACACAGGTCCAGGCCCAG GATTTTATGACCCATTGACATCAAAGGAACACAACTTTAACAAATCTTCAGTGACAAG aaattttcatcttccaATTGCCCTACAAAGAGACACCAGGAAAGAGCAGTTTCCAGCACCCAATCAGTATACA ATTGGTAAAACTACTGGTAGAGTTTTTTATGACAACAATGTTGCAGCTTGTGCTGCTTTTCGATCAAA atCAAAGAGATCAGAAGACTGGTCTGGAGCAACTTTTGGACCATCACCAT GTCACTATACCATAAATGACAGACTTGTCAAAGATTCACCAAAAATTGCTACAGCACCATTCAAGTCAACAACAGAGAGAAAGATGATGCAGTCCCCAGTGCCTTACCCTGGACCAGGTACATATAGACCCTTTGAAACAGTCAATCTTAAAAGACCTGCAGCAGCAAAGGAGCAAACTGGATTCCA TAACAAGCATTACTTGTGTATTTCGGCACCTGCTATGCCTCTTCCTCCTTTGGAGCCAATGCCAGGACCAGGTCATTACAATGTTGTGGATTATGAAGGCCCCCCTAAACATTACATGTCCAGTTCTGCATTTGTATCGACAACAAGTCGATGGTCAGGAGGGGCACCTGGAGAGGAAGATCTCCCCGGACCag CAACATACCGTCCACAGCACTGTGGGAAACAGTCATTTATCTACAATGCACAAGGAAGATGGATATAG
- the LOC140952009 gene encoding elongin-C-like, which translates to MTDTEDKKGDEGQTEPVYGGCEGPNATYVKLISSDEHEFIINRDYALTSGTIKAMLSGPGQFHENETNEVYFREIPSHVLAKVCTYFMYKVRYTNSSTEIPEFPIAPEIALELLMAANFLDC; encoded by the exons ATGACAGACACTGAAGATAAGAAAGGAGATGAAGGCCAAACAGAGCCAGTGTATGGAGGATGTGAAGGTCCAAATGCTACCTATGTGAAGCTGATTTCCAGTGATGAACATGAATTTATAATCAACAGGGATTATGCCCTGACTTCAGGCACAATCAAGGCCATGTTGAGTGGTCCAG GTCAGTTTCATGAGAATGAAACCAATGAAGTTTACTTCAGGGAAATTCC ATCGCATGTGCTTGCCAAAGTCTGTACTTATTTTATGTACAAAGTGCGATATACCAATAGCAGCACAGAGATCCCAGAATTCCCCATTGCTCCAGAGATCGCCTTGGAGTTGTTAATGGCAGCAAATTTCCTGGATTGCTAA
- the LOC140952002 gene encoding ribonuclease H1-like: MLTKLLKIYTAITMGRKGGYYAVRTGRQTGVFQTWEECERYVKGFPGARYKKFSTQDEAKSFVVGSDSGYSASYSYAAPTYCGSRKRSWNDFSENTSYNPRGYKHFKPSYPSFSSSSSVSSLSHSSLFSSSSSTASSSDSRPVVYTDGCCTKNGRKGARAGIGVYWGPGNSRNVSDRLEGKQTNQRAEIMAAVTALETAKDMGLKTLEIKTDSTYTIKGATDWCLRWKKNGWKTVNGTEVQNKDEFQKLSKLCDEVDVKWTHVPGHRGIEGNEAADSLAKTGADK, from the exons ATGCTAACTAAACTACTTAAAATCTACACAGCCATAACGATGGGAAGAAAAGGAGGCTACTATGCTGTACGAACAGGAAGACAGACTGGAGTATTTCAAACATG GGAGGAGTGTGAAAGATACGTCAAAGGCTTTCCTGGTGCCCGATATAAGAAGTTTTCAACTCAAGATGAAGCGAAGAGTTTTGTTGTTGGAAGTGACTCTGGATACAGCGCTAGTTATTCTTACGCAGCACCGACATATTGC gGAAGTAGGAAGAGATCTTGGAATGACTTTTCTGAGAACACCTCTTATAATCCAAGGGGTTATAAGCATTTTAAACCTTCCTATCCAAGCTTCTCGTCAAGTTCAAGTGTGTCTAGTTTGTCGCATAGTTCCTTGTTTTCATCTTCTTCAAGCACTGCAAGTTCATCCGACAGTCGGCCAGTGGTTTATACTGATGGTTGTTGTACAAAGAATGGAAGAAAAGGAGCTAGGGCTGGGATTGGAGTTTATTGGGGTCCTGGAAATTCGAG AAATGTCAGTGATAGGTTGGAAGGGAAACAAACCAATCAAAGGGCTGAAATAATG gctGCTGTCACTGCTCTTGAAACAGCAAAGGATATGGGTCTTAAGACACTGGAAATCAAGACAGACAGCACCTACACCATCAAAG GGGCTACAGACTGGTGTTTGAGATGGAAGAAAAATGGATGGAAAACTGTCAATGGAACTGAAGTGCAAAATAAAGATGAATTTCAGAAACTGTCCAAACTCTGTGATGAAGTTGATGTCAAATGG aCTCATGTTCCAGGGCATCGGGGAATTGAAGGCAATGAAGCTGCAGATAGCCTTGCAAAAACAGGAGctgacaaataa
- the LOC140953396 gene encoding uncharacterized protein translates to MSQMRSYLSFCVYYGYQPLPAAALTLNRYAAFLARSLSASSIPAYLNAIRILHLEHSLSDPTKNNFQLASTLRGIKRVKGLTVSQKKPITPQILLAFKSHLHLDSPLHATFWAVCLVAFFGLLRKANLLCKGSTKFDPSKHLRRGDILFFNDWAIIINRWSKTIQFSQRILTVPLPRIAPHPLCPYTALRHAFGLVPAPLSGPAFIIPASTEGGLTPLTYGKFDCLLKLVAAKTNLDPSQVSGHSFRSGGATLAFQAQIPAELIKRLGDWQSDAYRSYIHIPVKDRMLAVKRLASFV, encoded by the coding sequence ATGAGTCAAATGCGTTCATACCTCTCCTTTTGTGTATACTACGGCTACCAACCTCTCCCAGCAGCAGCATTAACCCTTAATCGCTATGCAGCTTTTCTAGCAAGGTCACTCTCAGCATCCTCCATCCCAGCCTATTTAAATGCGATTCGCATTCTACACCTTGAACATAGTCTGTCTGACCCaaccaaaaacaattttcaattggCATCTACACTTCGAGGAATCAAGCGTGTAAAAGGTTTAACAGTGTCCCAAAAGAAGCCGATTACACCCCAGATCCTATTAGCCTTCAAGAGTCATTTACATTTGGACAGCCCTTTACATGCAACCTTCTGGGCAGTTTGCCTCGTAGCGTTCTTTGGCCTCCTTCGTAAGGCGAATTTGCTATGCAAAGGATCAACAAAGTTTGACCCATCCAAACACCTGCGTCGAGGAGATATCCTCTTCTTCAATGACTGGGCCATCATTATCAATCGATGGTCGAAGACCATCCAATTTAGTCAGCGCATTTTAACTGTTCCGTTACCTCGCATTGCTCCACATCCACTCTGCCCTTACACCGCTCTCAGACATGCCTTTGGCTTGGTACCAGCACCTTTATCGGGCCCAGCCTTTATCATCCCAGCATCCACGGAGGGGGGCCTGACTCCTCTGACTTATGGAAAGTTTGACTGCCTTCTAAAACTAGTCGCAGCCAAGACGAACTTGGACCCGTCTCAAGTTAGTGGACATAGTTTTCGCTCGGGCGGGGCCACTCTGGCTTTTCAAGCTCAAATCCCTGCAGAACTGATTAAGCGTTTAGGAGACTGGCAGTCAGATGCTTATAGGTCTTATATCCACATCCCAGTTAAAGACAGAATGCTAGCAGTTAAGCGTCTCGCTtcgtttgtttag